In one Methylothermaceae bacteria B42 genomic region, the following are encoded:
- a CDS encoding murein biosynthesis protein MurJ, which translates to MSRQLFKSTAVVGVWTLLSRILGFIRDMVIALLFGADSSTDAFFVAFKIPNFMRRLFAEGAFSQAFVPVMAEYKEKCGREKLKEFLDRTAGSLALVLMLVTILGVIGAPWIIMMFAPGFVWADGQYELAVNMLRITFPYLFFIASTALAGGILNTFNRFAVPAFTPVLLNLCLISAAFWLAPRLPEPIMGLAWGVFAAGAVQLLFQFPALWRMKLLPRLRYGFHDPGVRKILKLMLPALFGVSITQINLLIDTLLASFLPHGSISWLYYSDRLVEFPLGVFGIALATVILPNLSKDWAAGRRASFSHAIDWALRWVALIGLPAAVGLALLARPILSALFQYHAFTAHDVHMASMSLMAYSMGLIGFIMVKILVPGFTSRQDTKTPVRFGVVAMIVNLILNLSLIWYLAHAGLALATSLAACVNGGLLLRRLRKEKVYQPSKGWWLFLLRILLANAAMGAVLYYGTWHLEWETWRLQQRMLQLGLWIGLGALVYGGCLLVTGLRPRQLMMTRTR; encoded by the coding sequence TTGAGTCGTCAACTTTTCAAATCCACCGCCGTTGTGGGGGTATGGACCCTGCTTTCCCGGATATTGGGATTCATCCGCGATATGGTCATCGCCTTGCTTTTTGGGGCGGATAGTTCCACCGATGCTTTTTTCGTCGCCTTCAAGATCCCCAATTTCATGCGCCGTTTGTTCGCCGAAGGTGCTTTTTCCCAGGCGTTTGTTCCGGTCATGGCCGAATACAAAGAGAAATGCGGCCGCGAAAAGCTGAAAGAATTTCTGGATCGTACCGCCGGTTCCCTGGCCTTGGTGCTGATGCTGGTGACGATTTTAGGCGTGATTGGCGCTCCCTGGATCATCATGATGTTTGCGCCAGGCTTCGTCTGGGCGGACGGGCAGTACGAGCTGGCGGTAAATATGCTGCGGATTACCTTTCCCTATTTGTTCTTTATCGCATCCACAGCTTTGGCCGGCGGGATTTTGAATACGTTTAACCGTTTTGCGGTGCCGGCTTTCACCCCGGTGTTGCTCAATCTGTGTCTGATTTCCGCGGCTTTCTGGCTGGCGCCCCGGTTGCCGGAGCCCATCATGGGATTGGCCTGGGGCGTGTTTGCGGCGGGGGCGGTGCAATTGCTGTTTCAGTTCCCCGCCCTCTGGCGGATGAAGCTTTTGCCCCGGCTGCGCTATGGTTTTCACGACCCCGGCGTGCGGAAAATATTGAAATTGATGCTCCCGGCATTGTTCGGCGTGTCGATTACCCAGATTAACCTCTTGATTGATACGTTACTGGCTTCGTTCTTGCCCCACGGGAGTATCTCCTGGCTCTACTATTCCGACCGACTCGTGGAATTCCCTTTGGGCGTATTTGGCATCGCCCTGGCGACGGTGATTTTGCCGAATTTATCCAAGGATTGGGCCGCGGGCCGGCGGGCCTCCTTCTCCCATGCCATCGATTGGGCCTTGCGCTGGGTGGCGCTGATAGGCCTGCCGGCGGCGGTGGGGCTGGCGCTCCTGGCGCGGCCGATTCTCAGCGCCTTGTTTCAATACCACGCCTTTACCGCGCACGACGTGCATATGGCCAGTATGAGCCTGATGGCCTATTCGATGGGACTGATTGGCTTCATCATGGTCAAAATCCTGGTGCCAGGCTTCACCTCCCGCCAGGACACCAAAACCCCAGTGCGATTCGGCGTGGTCGCCATGATCGTGAATTTGATTTTGAATCTGAGTTTGATCTGGTATCTGGCCCACGCCGGATTGGCGCTGGCAACTTCCTTGGCGGCATGTGTCAACGGAGGACTATTGCTCAGGCGCTTGCGCAAGGAAAAGGTTTATCAACCCAGTAAAGGTTGGTGGCTGTTTCTGTTAAGAATTTTGCTGGCCAACGCCGCCATGGGTGCGGTGCTATATTACGGCACCTGGCATCTTGAATGGGAAACCTGGCGCTTGCAACAACGCATGCTGCAGCTAGGGCTATGGATAGGGCTCGGCGCTTTGGTTTATGGGGGATGTTTATTGGTGACAGGGTTGCGGCCAAGGCAATTGATGATGACTAGAACACGGTAA